The Agelaius phoeniceus isolate bAgePho1 chromosome 4, bAgePho1.hap1, whole genome shotgun sequence genome includes a region encoding these proteins:
- the LOC129120480 gene encoding ADP-ribosyl cyclase/cyclic ADP-ribose hydrolase 2-like: MTTLFFPLLFVSVLCMNSFSGAQGKKWKGEGTTQNLESIVIGRCYEYITLVNPAVGEKNCSQIWEAFKNAFINKDPCSIHPKDYELFINLTFHTIPPNKSLFWENNQLLVNSLAARGRRYMSVSDTLFGFLGDFLSWCGQADSPGLDYESCPTMAECENNAVDSFWRIASATYAKHSSGVIQVLLNGSAEGGAYPQPGFFADYEIPNFQKDKISQVVIWVVDDIEGPDRDSCGTNSVKTLETRLKTLGFDVTCTDNYKSVMFLLCLDNPDHSKCAFASSAPAAQRGPISSDRGGSWNKLMFVSFAGFLFRFALVY, encoded by the exons ATGACgaccctttttttccctcttttattTGTCTCTGTTCTGTGTATGAACAGCTTCTCAGGAGCGCagggaaagaaatggaaaggtGAAGGTACTACTCAAAACCTGGAAAGTATTGTCATTGGAAGATGCTATGAGTATATTACACTTGTGAACCCTGCTGTTGG TGAGAAGAATTGTTCACAGATATGggaagcatttaaaaatgcatttatcaACAAGGATCCTTGCAGCATTCATCCTAAGGATTATGAATTATTTATCAACCTCACATTTCACACAATTCCACCTAACAAG tctcTTTTCTGGGAAAATAATCAGCTACTAGTCAACAGCTTAGCTGCCAGAGGACGTCGCTACATGTCTGTGTCTGATACTCTCTTTGGCTTCCTTGGAGATTTTCTGAGCTGGTGTGGGCAGGCAGACAGCCCTG GCCTGGACTATGAATCCTGCCCTACCATGGCGGAATGTGAAAACAATGCGGTGGATTCTTTCTGGAGGATTGCCTCAGccact TATgcaaagcacagctctggggtgaTACAGGTCTTGCTGAATGGTTCTGCAGAGGGAGGAGCTTATCCACAGCCAGG TTTTTTTGCAGATTATGAAATACCTAATTTCCAGAAAGACAAAATCTCACAGGTTGTCATTTGGGTTGTGGATGATATTGAAGGACCAGATAG AGATTCCTGTGGAACTAATAGTGTAAAGACACTGGAAACCAGGCTGAAAACTCTTGGATTTGATGTCACTTGCACTGACAATTACAA GTCTGTAATGTTCTTACTCTGCCTGGACAATCCTGATCATTCTAAGTGTGCCTTTGCATC atcTGCACCAGCAGCACAAAGAGGACCTATATCTTCAGACAGAGGAGGCAGCTGGAACAAGCTcatgtttgtttcttttgcagGCTTTTTGTTCAGATTTGCTTTAGTGTACTGA